In Nilaparvata lugens isolate BPH chromosome 13, ASM1435652v1, whole genome shotgun sequence, the sequence accaGTAGTTAAATAAAGCATTTCTAGGccttataaatttaaaaaaaatttgttggggggggggggttggcggACCACCCGGTTAGGGCCCCCCCAATAATTTTGACAAGTCGGCGCCTATGTCAAACTTACCCCTTGTGGGTCATCCACATTATGATGACATAAGAATACAATAATTGCTTTAAAAAGTGGATTTATATGAGGATCATTGGTATACCAATTTATACTTTTCTATATAATGATAATGGTTGAAAAGATATTTTACCGTTCCGGCATTTTATGGACATACTGTATAAGTAGTGTTCTTAGTGAATTTTACTCATAGAAACATGTCTGAGGAAGAAAAAAATACCAGGGCGAAATGGATAACAAAAAAAATCTAGAATTCTGCTTTACATAAataactaattttattaattacacTATAATTGATACTAGCATAGTCTCACAAACAAGAGACCGAGCAAAATGATTAACAaataaaatcttgaattttgctTTCATTTGGAAACTCAtctcattaatattaattctgCTATAATAATTAATCTTATGTAAAAGTAATCTTAAATAAAGtacttataataattaatctaacataaaaaatatactcAGAACCaattacaaatttgaaattatggATATGTACATGAACGGTATTTGAAATATACAACgggttgaattataaaattaaacaataataataggatagGATTTCTAGTAAATTCATGTACGGTATTAAATATATTGAAAGAAATGGAAATAATGATAAACAGGAGTTTATTTACACAGGTAATCATTTTCACAACAATATATTgtaagaaatagaaataattaaaacaGGAGTTAATTTACACAGGCATTAATTTTCACAATGGCGTACCCCACAACTGATATGTATTATGTGAATCAATGGATGCGTCCACATAGGTATAAAAGCGTACATTGAATTACATGATGCATAACAGCTGTGCAAGTGGCGGTGCACCGTTGTGGACATACACCTACTATTATTAtgtacattcattcattccacATAACTAGATGTGTTAAAGTTATTTGCTATGTTACCCTGGATGCTGTCATTCTGAAGATACATTTTCTTCAGATATATTTTCTCCACATCTGTAGAACACCTCGACTTCTTTTATTAACGGGTATTGAAAGTTAGTCAACGCCCCACATACTTGCCACACCTTGCTACTATAACACATCAAGTTATGTGGAATGAATTCCAGGATAGAATAACCTTTAATACGACCAATGGCACGTTCCACATGGATACGAGCTCTTGCTATGCTCCTCGTTCTAAGAGCTTGTTCTCTTGTGAACTGGGGAGTCTCTAGAAAGGGAGGAATGTTGACACTCACACCTTCTGGGACAATGTCATTTATTAAAAATCCTTTGTCGGCCAATATGAGGTCCCCAGATTGTAATTGTGACAACAACCCACAGTCTTGGGTTATTTTTTTATCCGATGTGGAGCCACCATAAAGGTCACTCAAGAAGGTTACTACACCATTGGGAGCAACTCCAACAAGCCCCTTGAGAGTGTATCGATGTTTGTAGTTACTATACATTGATTGTTTTTTAATCATTGACGCTGGTACTGCAGCATACACTTCCGTGCAGTCAATGATTATCCTACAGGATGTGAAATCTGTAAAACAATTTGGAAGGCATGACTTATTCTTTAATAGGGaaggtattttattttttatcaaccCCTCAAAAATGGTTTCATGCAGTATGTGGAGCCACgtatttataatatttgctaCCGTTGTTTCTCCTAACTGAAATCGAAAAGCCAACTCCTTATGAGTTGGGTTTCTTTTCAGCTTCATCAGTGTCATCAGAAGCTGGTCACAATGCGAGATAATTGTGACTTTCCACCCAAGAAAATAAGTAATCTCGCCAGCTGTGCACAACtgcaaaatataattgaaaactgACTTGTTCGGTAAACCTGTGTGGGTTAATACCAGTTTATCACTGTCACAAATCATAGCGTAAGTGAATCGTTGTTGGacagtttttgtttttttgagcTCTTccaattcttttttcaatagaTACACCTCCGCTTCCACTGCGACAACACTGTTGCTTGTAGATGGTAGTGGTAGGCCACTGACATCTTCAGTTACCACGATTGGATGTGGCTCCTGCACAACTTCTGCCACTGTGGTTTCTGTGTGAAAcctaaacaaacaaaatatgatTCTATAATTATGACATGCTAAACAAATTTACTCAAATGCTCATCAGTGGTCTACAAGTAAGATTATTACCGTGAATTATCATGAAACACCTAAAAAATTATTGAGTTAATAATGCTGTTCTCTAGAAGTTTTGCTTGAatcttaataaaatagaaatatatactctcacaattcattcaaatttttttgaGGTAACCACATGGTCGCTTATGAGGGCATTTATGACCATTTTCAATCAAAACGCCACCGTGCCATTGCCATGTCATTGGCAGCATTGCAGATGACAACACTTCTTGTGTTTTGAATATATTTAGGTTATTTTACAACAGTTTAAAGTTGGGCAGTCAACTATTACTAAAATAATACAGTGTTACCACAGTAAATAGCCATCATTCTGTGCTAgccacttcaaaaaatatttacagATTAGTTTTTCACCAACAGCCAGATGCCGTGCCGGTGAGTGTGAAATGCCTCAACCGGTTTGGTACCGCTGACATTTGTACCACTCCGGTCTAGGTCTCGAATCCCATGATAGTTTTCACCATCATCCAGCTCATtctcatcacccacgcacaagtctcACACTCATGTAAGGATCActatcattattaaaaatacaaaaatgtatTCTCTTTGTCACCAGTCAAAAAGGTTCTAGACCCTGGTGTTATAATATTTGAAGGATATTtaccttttttttctcttttttttccaCCTCGGGGAAATTCAACATCTTTTGTTCATTCCGTTGGAAAATAGTTGGACCATTTTTTTTATCAGCATCCACAAAATGGCAACTACATACTAAAGAATGCTCACTTGGTTCTCTATCTGCTCTTCTGAAACATATAAACAGTAATAGttgttatttaaaaatattcatagcttatttaaatataatattactgtATCATGAAAAACTTAGAAGTGTAGGCTATTTAAGTTACAAGTTGTATGCTACACAAGAAAGTTCtgatgaaacttgaaatttataaCAGGTCATcaaaaaataatgtgaaatagcAAGTTTTAATTGCAGAACGTAGCCTATAGCATTCTTGCTTGTTAATGTTTACATTTGCCAGTTGTTCTGAATATTGACTTTAAGTGCTACTTATGTAAGCGCTACATACATGCATTTGTGAACCCACCATTACTGAATACAATTTCATCTAATAGTCTACTCTTTCCATCATATTCATCCAGTCCTATTAGCtgaattcaattacttgtttcaGTATTTGACAGTAGGCTATTGTTGAGTAGGTTAGGGTAATCTTTTACAGATCAAAATGTTAAACAACAGATTAGGATAATTTAATGTAGAAAAAGTCaagagtgataatttataaatgtaAATTTTAACTCCACATTCGATATACTTAAATAAGACCTTTctaattaaatttatcaagtcATCAGTTTAAGCTAGCATGAAAAGAATCACATTGACATAACCTATGAATGAACTTACCTTATTGCTTTTATCCAGCTTTTCTTCTTGTTGATGTCTTTTGGAAATCTATAGAATTTGCAAGATTGCTTCTCGCTGTAGTGTTTGCAATCAGGAACAAAGCACATTACCATCGTAAATTATGTTTAAACTCCGTGTGAAAAATAGCCCTATATGATTTGAACAGAATTCTAAAGTTGTTTGGAAACGAGTCAATGCAGACGATGTATTGTGACGTCACACTATTCTTCCCAATTTGTGTTTACAGTTCTGTATTTGTAGGTTAGAAACAATGTTAGTGTCAGTGTTCAGTATAAATTTAACATTTCTAAAAGTTAAATCTGATATTCTGAGCTGAGAGGATTTATAtattaatgattgaataagtgaTTCTCATGTTCCCGAGCTAGTATTGTAATTCTCTTAAAATTATATGATTCACCGTCTAGGACTGTCATTGTAACGACATCTAAATTTTGAACAATTGTATGGAAGATACCACTAAAATTAGAATTTGATGAAAAGAATACAGCGTTTTTTCAGTAAGTTTATTAGTtaataaaatcattcattttaaaaCACCATATTCACAATACCTTATACTTTCTTCATCCATTAGGCTACCTACTAACTacctatatatttaaaaatcctCCACGgtacttttattaatttgattaatttttatttttttggcTTCTGCCAGtataaattttgttatttaatttttattactttgattttagtttttttggtgAGGTTTTTGTTTTGGTACAGAAAGGTTTGTACACATTAGTAAAAGGTTAaatgtttcattatcaattttaatttttagagcACCTATGAGAGCAACGCCATGGAGAACATAACTAAAGGCAAGAAAAGACAAGCTGGTAGCATTAATCCAATGTAAGTGtcttgaaaaatgtttgaaGTATACAATATCGATTATTTAAATACATGAAAAATTTCTCTTTTCAAGCTTCATAGATTATCACTACTAAAAAATGTAAAGCTATTTGCACTGTTTAAGTAGGTACGGTATGTAGAttaatgctcaactttattttatttagtttctAGAGCTTCTATTCCGATTTTATCGTAGTTTGCTCAAATAGACCTGCCAAAGATTTGTTCAAGAATATAGATTCCATAGAGTTTTATTAGATTTTATTAGGTATTTTGGTTGTCTGATTTTTCTCAtaatctttacattgaaatagGTTTAGATTACTTGGAATGTTATTTCTTATGACTAAATGTGTAATTCCTTAGAGGCAACTCCAGCCCTATGCTAGAGCCATTGCGAATAGAGCACATAAGCTTAACCTATAAACtagatttgataaataatttgtttttaattttgtattaacGTTATGGCAGCAGATGAATTAGAAGAGCTGGCTACAATATTGCTTTTACGATTTATATCTAATAAATCATCGAATCTATAGGTTACGTGCTTCTGCCGCGACGACTCAAGCCGCGCGGGTCGtcgctaaggaattgcacctcaAGGCCACAGCTATATGGGCGTCTTGGACGCGCTGATTTTTTTCACCCGTTAACGATGCATTGCCTCTTTTGGGGTAAACTTGGGGGACACTCTCCATAAGAGGCCCGCGATATAAGTTCAGCGCCTCTAAGATGACTGTATTGTTGGGGTCTATGATGCTTTATCCTTAACATTTTATGCTCGCTGTATTATGAAAAACTCTCTATTAAAGTAAGTAAGTAACAAGTGTCTATTAAAGGCCGTGTAAACCTTATTTTGCAGCACCAGGCTtatgttatttcaatataacaataggaGCACACTGTTTTGCCGTATTTATGCAGATTCTATCAAAAAGCTTTACACCCTATTTTTTGCTCTTTCTCCAATACAATTAGCTCTCAGGCTGATTCTGTAAAATCTGGCAACAATGTAAACCATAAGAGCAATGCttttttatgtatgtttttatatacttattatttttttttagcGAACCAATCGCTACAATGTAAGCTTAAAggttataaatataatttattcctGCAATCTAAGGTTTGCGCAGACTTTAGATAGTAACTATCTGCCTCTTGCCTATTTCATATGAATTTTATGATTGGAAGAGAATCAACAATTCttataacatatttttttagaatgtGCAATGTTGTTTTACACAGTAGTCCTATTTGATTGGAATTTGTTGGaagtaattcaattttttcctacagCACAATAGAGCAATTCCTAAGGGACAAACGGCTTCGTAGATCATTGACAAACGCGGAACGAATGGAAGAGAAtgaagggggaggaggaggatacaGTCAATACGGTtacgaagaaggagaagatgaagagatgGTAATTGTGGTCGTAGACAAAGACGGAGATAACAACATGATGTACGAGGATGATGAGGAACTGAATGAGAGGCGGATCAACGAAGAAATTGCCTACAATTTCATAAAAGAAACTGTGGGGGATCTTGGTGACGAGCCTTTTGCACAACAGGAACAAGCAATTGGCACAACTGAATTGGCATTCCCTCTCGGGATTGTTGGCACTAAAACTCTAACAGTTAAACAGGAACTGTGCCGACTGTGTTTGTCCAAACATTGCAACATGGTGTCGTTGTTCGATACCTGTTTGACTTTCTTCCAGATTTCTCTGAAAGAGGTTATCCAGTCGTGCATTGGAATAAAGGTAATTCTacaatttaaatgaataaattttgcaatttatCGTATCTAATAATCTAGTTTCCCATTCATTTAATATACCTAAGTGTCTCTTCACACTTAGCTACCCTTCGCTGAAATACGTCATATCTCCCAATCTTAAATCCAAAAGTGTGAGGACATATTCGTAGCTTAGATTCAATATTGGGAGAAACAAAGTATTTCAGCTTTGTGTAGCTAAGTGTGAAGAGACACTTAGGGCTTCAATGAtcgaaataaatattgtaaaagtatttataaaaaattgtgtgAATTATGTGAAAACTAATGTATAGGAAATTGAACGCTGTACATATCATACAAGCATGTATGAACGAGGTGTACGGAGCTCAGATATTCGAATGCACAACCTGTTGCCATCTCACTTAGAACAATATTATAAGGAAGAAAATTTAGAATTCAATTGAGAGAGGAGCTTCTGTCTATTGGTGCATATTCAGTGGATGAGTTCAATGAATATTACGAACCTCAAGTTGGAGGTTTAAGAAAGATAGCACACATTTTCTTGTGTTATGAATTTGACAAATCCATATACCCCTTTTGTAGGAGGTCagttaatgaaatgaaataaataaatacattatgGACAAATTCCATAATATCGATGTCtattcaaaatgttttattaGCCTAAACATTATAGACCTCAGTGTATGTGGATACGATTTCAATCTTCTTGAAATTATTCCAATATTGGATTAAATGATGTTTGATGCTTTTCTTGTAACATTTCTCACCTGAataatatgattgaaaaatagtaaaaatgtatattaaatttttttacaTGTTCTTAGGGGTGCTACTGATAGTTTCTGCAGAGATTCAATAATgatcaaaatagtaaaaataagaaagtgtgatcaatatttcattaataatttctCTTATTGACATTGTTACAAGTTCTTATGGATGATGCAAGTGATATCTGCAGGGATTGCATTAAAAGCAAACTAAAAACGTAGCTAAAATATTTTAGCaaactaaataaatattttatggaTAATTaccaacattatattatttacaggttcttagGGATGATGCTACTGATAAAATCTGCAGAGCTTGTATTACAAGGCTTGAAAGTATATGGGCATTCAGGGAGGAGTGTGAGCGATCTAATAGATTAGTTAAACAAATGAAGAAGGtaagattataaataatttctattcTGTCGGTAAGagatttttgtacaataaatcacaatttcaaaataatctcCCTTTACAACTATATTTTAACTCTATCTCTCTTTCGAGGAAATGATTTTCTCCACGTTTAATTctttaattgattttatttttctggTCAGTAGTTACACTTTTTGTGTGAGTTAATATTCCATATTGCATAAAAAGAATTGGAAAGTGTTTCACCACTCGTGGAATTTGAAGAGTCTAGTTTCGATTATTGAACCATTATCAGTCTCCTGTAATTTGAGGTTGGCCTCACCATCGACAATTGTGTAACAGCCGGTACTAGTTCCttgttttttgaattattaaaagaGCTCTTTCGTTCTAAAGTTTTTCAGATTAAATTCTTTGAGGAACAATATTGATTCGGCGAAGGCCCAAATCAggataattttggaaaatataCTGAAGTGAAAGTcactcaattatgaaaaatattttatgctGTTATTTCCTTTTACAGACAAAGATTATACATAATAAGAATGCCACGGAAGGATTTAGTGATGGAAGTAAGTTTTGTTCTTCATTTATACATTCTTTTATTGTTAAACTTTTAGCGTTGAATTtatgtataaattatttatgaattttcagCCGTTATCTATGATTATGCAAGTCTATTTTCAatctaaatatttttctatctatGAAAATGAAACGTTttataattgattcaaatatGTCATTAAAAGGGCCTCATTCAAAGGGTATATATGTATAAAAGAATCTCTATTCGAATGCCTGCActccatttattaatttttaattacatTGTAACCAATGACTCTCTTCCATAGAGGAGTATTCGGGGTCAGGCTGCTATTTCaactcttataataattatttaaaagaatTATTATCACTGAAcaaatagtccaggcaatgaatgctcaaaaaagggttcctatagagggaaaagtttggaagacagtTTTCGAcctcgcagttctgtttagggtagtaaggaggtaaacaagcaataagtccccatccctaccccttttgctaaagggatgagggtggtttaaactTTGCATTTCTCAATAATCTTgtttacacgctcatatcttgtggaaaatgcgttcaactgacatgactaactattcaaaaattagcttgataaattctctactatttttgttcagtagagttttgtgatatctcgagatattcgctcttgaaaacatgaaattattgaaataacaggttttcaTCCATTCCTATCTCAATGGGAAAAGGCTGAGAAGAAGAACAggttttcatcaaattatttGCTCTTCCATTACTTTTAACTTTCCATCAATGCATCGTGAAAATgaatgcttatcgtaggttagTAGAGCATGCATGATCTGACCTGCACTtgcgcatccaatgtgatcataccctcaTGAACATTAAAGTTTATCAATTAATTAgcattttattctattaatcgTTTATTTTTTCGTAGCACATCTATCCTCCAACAACGAGTCATTGGTGAAAGCCCCCCCGCAGCCATTCTCCTGCACCATCTGTGATCGGGGCTTCGCAACCGAGGTGGCTCTCTCGGGTCACGTGACTAATGACCACGCCCACCTCAAGCCCTTCACGCAGAACACCTCCTTCCTCATCAGCTGTTCCATCTGCGGTCGAAAGGTTCTCAAGAAGGTGCTGCATGATCACTATCTCACGCACAAGCTGCTTGGCGAAGGTTAGTATAAACGTAACTATTTCCTCAAATTTTGGAATCTTTTAAAGTGTGTTGTATGACCATTATCTCAGGCACAAACTGCTTGGTGAAGATTAGTTT encodes:
- the LOC111056826 gene encoding peroxynitrite isomerase THAP4-like isoform X2 → MVMCFVPDCKHYSEKQSCKFYRFPKDINKKKSWIKAIRRADREPSEHSLVCSCHFVDADKKNGPTIFQRNEQKMLNFPEVEKKEKKKVSHRNHSGRSCAGATSNRGN
- the LOC111050713 gene encoding uncharacterized protein LOC111050713 isoform X1 encodes the protein MENITKGKKRQAGSINPITIEQFLRDKRLRRSLTNAERMEENEGGGGGYSQYGYEEGEDEEMVIVVVDKDGDNNMMYEDDEELNERRINEEIAYNFIKETVGDLGDEPFAQQEQAIGTTELAFPLGIVGTKTLTVKQELCRLCLSKHCNMVSLFDTCLTFFQISLKEVIQSCIGIKVLRDDATDKICRACITRLESIWAFREECERSNRLVKQMKKTKIIHNKNATEGFSDGTHLSSNNESLVKAPPQPFSCTICDRGFATEVALSGHVTNDHAHLKPFTQNTSFLISCSICGRKVLKKVLHDHYLTHKLLGEGKSIKGKDEVHRHFEPVKTPAAQPEAEELEEDVDDVEGYEGDYQEGDDLADGLGDGQIGEREMDGQEIVPSLSDLADTETGVPLDAEQIRGFLSKENEATYTQNECFVTDISGSEFINVNPVEGQANMNIIADGNNMNIIAAENNINIIAAENNMNIITDGNCLQDPNNPNVIAMTINEGVQGGNFVETVQGGNFVEGVQGGTFVEGAAPQYTQVYLVNQNDNLVEAGNMEATAMQDVVTTATLEDNQIYVVTSDGKAMYGDQDVVFQIANDQVYQTDSGIKDDIEVQYENINATGRVTVKEEVIDTSYDQC
- the LOC111056826 gene encoding uncharacterized protein LOC111056826 isoform X1 → MICDSDKLVLTHTGLPNKSVFNYILQLCTAGEITYFLGWKVTIISHCDQLLMTLMKLKRNPTHKELAFRFQLGETTVANIINTWLHILHETIFEGLIKNKIPSLLKNKSCLPNCFTDFTSCRIIIDCTEVYAAVPASMIKKQSMYSNYKHRYTLKGLVGVAPNGVVTFLSDLYGGSTSDKKITQDCGLLSQLQSGDLILADKGFLINDIVPEGVSVNIPPFLETPQFTREQALRTRSIARARIHVERAIGRIKGYSILEFIPHNLMCYSSKVWQVCGALTNFQYPLIKEVEVFYRCGENISEENVSSE